GGGATGTCTCGTGCACTGAGTCACACCGTAAAGAATAATTTGAATAATAAACTTCATTCTCAGCACTTGATGCTGTTTAATTCAGCACCATCATAAGCATTTCATGTGAGTCCTCAGACAAGGCATCCAACAAAGACTACTAGAAGCATATTGAACAGTAAATAACACCTGTGGAGTAATGCACAAGATTTTGAAAAAGAAAAGGTACACAGATAAAAATATTCCACCAGTTAAACCGTCTAATGACTTATGGTAGAAGATTTCTACCAGATTAAGATACTTGAAAGGCTATCAATCAAGCTAGGAAAGGTTGCCAAATTGTTGCTCCATATACAAATGCGAAAATATGCATGACATCAAGTCTCTGGAAGATGAACTAAGTTTTAACCTTGGTAGAAAAAAGATTGCCTACCTACTACAATGGATCATCCGTACTCCGGAAATAGCTAGGAAAATTCGTGGTTGCTACTGTTGATTTAACTTGTAGTTCAAGACCAATTGCGTGGATCAGTATGGCTCCAAATATAGGATATAAACACAACAAATACTTTCATGGATCATCTGCAATGGTAAAATTCTAATTGATGAAAAAGTGATGTCATCCTACACCAAGGACATGAAATTTTCATCCAAAAAGTCAAGCTATGATGGCACATTTGAACCAACTTATGGCAACAAGACTTGCACATAGCAGGTGGCCAAGAAATTGTGAAAGCGAGGAATGCCTAGTTGAATCACCTTGTGACAGTTTCATGATGACCAACTCAAGTTATGTTACTTTTAGAATTGCTTAAGTTCGAGTTAGAAAGAAATTCCCAAGAAACGATCTGATTACATTCAGGTTTGGCAATTGCCCGGCAAACCATGATTCTTATATATTCAAATTCTCTTAAAAACTAATAAATAAAGTATATCAAAATGCATATTTTTATAACCTTCAAAGAAATAGAAGACACCATAGTCATACATTCAGCATTATAATTATCAAAACATTGAAGTAGAACAGGGATTtagccttttcttttttttatttgagaGGCCAGCTTGAGAAATGATGTGAGACACTGGCTTGTGAGATAAATCACACATGACTTGTGAGAAAAATCACACATGACCGGACACAGtaaatcagaaaaaaaaaaaaaagggaaaataaacACAGGCTAGAACAAAATAGCAGAGTAGTTTCCAGTCAATCTATCAAAGTACCCTTCTCTAAATCGAGTCTCTAATCAAATTGTTCGGGAACTACAGAACTAACTGCACTGGATACCGGtcaatgcaatcttcccatggatTACTAGTAGAGGGCTTAACATTCCTCAGAGCCTCCCACACTGCACTGTTACACTTAAAACCACTTCCAAAAGCTATCTGCCACACACGGTTTCCCTTTCGCATCCTGCCCTTTGCTTCAGTGTAGGCCAATTCATACCAAATAGAGCTTGATGAAGTGTTACCAAACCGATGCAGAGTCATCCTCGATGCTTCAACATGCACGGGCAGAAGTTGCAAATTCTTCTCAAGCTCATCGATCACAGCTCTTCCCCCAGCATGTATGCAAAAATGGTCGAATGCAAGCTTAAAATCTGGGATGTAAGGCTTCACTTTCGCATTGAACATTTTCTTGGCTACCAAAGTTGCGAAGAACAAAAGTTGCTCACTTATTGGAAGAACCAAAGGACCCAAGGTGGTGATATTGATCTTGAGTGCTCCACCTGCAATTGCCATTAGATCTTTTGACAAAGAAACCCCAGTTTTTCCAGCATCATCCTGCTCCTGATAAACACACCTAAACGCCTTATCATCAGCTCCACGATGGGTCCTAACCACATGAACAAGCTTATACTTAGCCCGCCTCTTATCTGTGGATCTATTTGAGAGCAAAACTGCAGCACCACCAACTCTAAACAAACAATTTGGTATCAACATTGACTTCTTGTtcccaaaataccaattttgtgtAATATTCTCTGTACTCACAACAACAGCACAAGTATTCCTATGAATTTGCAACAAATCTTTAGCAAGATCAATAGCTATGACCCCAGCACTACACCCCATACCCCCAAGATTGAAGCTCAAGATATTGCCCCTCAATTTATACTTATTAACAATCATGGCGGAAAGGGATGGAGTAGGATTAAACAAGCTGCAATTCACAACAAGAATACCAATATCCTTAGGTTTGATATTGGTACTGGCAAAGAGATTATCCAGCGCACCAAACATCACCTGCTCTGACTCTTCCCTTGCTGCTGCCATTGATGGCCTTGGTGGAATGTAATGCATAGCTTCAGGGACATAAGTCTCTTCGCCGAGGCCTGATCTCTCCAGAATCTTGCGCTGAAATTCCAACGAGGAATCATCAAAATCGCCAGTTAGCTTCGAATGCTCCATGAACCGATGAAACTCGACCTTGAGATTAGATGGAGGCTTATAGCAAGCGTAATCAACGAGATAAACTGATCTGGGTCGAGTCATAATATACACAGTACATCCAAAGACAACAAAAACGGAGCAGACAATGACAATAACAAGATTGTATTGAAGTTGGAGCCAGAGTAGGTGAATATCCTCCGGGTTCAGTTGAGAGGCTTCAACGATAATGACCGCCATTAAAGGGATCAAACAGAGGGTCAATAAATGACTCACAAGATAATGATACCCCAACTTCACATATTTAAGATTCACACTCTGTAGAAAATCAGGCAATCGTCGGGACTGCTTGATCtgaacaccaccaccaccagcagcGGCTGCGGCGGAGGATGATATAGTCGATTGAGAGCTCATATTGGGGGTCTAGAAATGATTCGGCGAAGTGGGTTTTGAGTGAAGAGAAGTATAAATAGTGTATAGGAGAAGTGCACGTAGAGAATACGGATCCGCGAAAAGAAATAAACAAGAAGGAAGAGGGGGGTGGGTTTTAGAAAAGTTTGATACAACTATAACAACGACCTCTATTTCACCAATCGATAATTAGAGAGAGGCTACCACGTAGAGAGGGCAGATGACAGGTTTGATTATATGCTACTCCTACACAAGGGTTCTTGAATCTTGAAGAAGGAAGGAGATGTCAATTTCTCTGTGTATTTGCAATCTTGTTTAAAAATATTCATTTTTTTACTGGTCTTGACAGGGAAAGAAATAAATGTATATGCAAATTTTTATGGGAGTATTGTAATCTGGAGTGGAAATCGAAGggaaataataaagaaaaattaatgatcaaagaaaaaaaggGTTCAAATTTCAAAGAGTGGATGGAGCAGAATGTTCAAACTTGAAATGGCCATTCCTTGCACGTCTTTGAAcatgaagaagaaagggaaaggaagggcaagtttttggtccagcTAATACTGGCTTTAGCCACAGTTGTTCTTTGTTGGCAGCTACAAATAGAATTACAGAAATAGACAAGAAAgctcattattattatttgttctCGCTTTGTGATAATCTTAGTTTTGATGATCttgcaaaataaaataaaaatgaatgtATGTTACATAAACTCAATTTTATATAGTCTCTTCCATGCTTTCAGCATATATATGTTTtgataaaattatcataatttatatatatttattttttatgtgtgttatttataaaaaattaataattattaaattatatcataataaaattatacataattaattaaaatatttaaaataaatatataaataagaataaaaatgtttaatttaataattttccaatacatttatttacttttcatagtattttaatttataaattttcttttttttgtgtATAATTACTAATCTTTtagaagtatttttttttaaatcttgcaTTTTATTTTATTCGCTATTTTAACATTTGATCTTTTCTTGGAATGAAATTTATATactccctctttatcatttaaagtggtttttttaaaaaaaaaatcatcccaCTTTATTTATCTTTTTAGAAAATCTAAGAAACATTAATTATTTGTTTCAATTTTATTCTTATCAATTGTTATTTCAATGCATTATCCCTTTCTTATCACATTTCTTtatcttaattaaatataagggtattttttatcttaattaaatataaggatattttagtcaattattaatatttaaaaaaaataaaattaccaattatttcttaaatttttgtgtAAAAATCTTAAAAGgcacttaaaataaataaaaaaatcatatttctaGGTCTTATGACTAACCTTATTGAATATATATTCCCTCTGTCTAATTTcaagtgaatatatatatatatcctactTTATTTGtccttttaaaaaatgaaaaaaaaatattaattattcttTTCAACTTTAtccttattatttttattatctctTTCTATCATCTTTCTCTATTTTGATAAGGAtagtttagttaattattaatattttttttataaaaatgaaattatataattatattttaaatttttatataaaaatttttaaaatcactTAAAATATGATGGAgagaatattaaattaaaatattcaattataatattattacaaattttgATTCTAGTCCAAATGTAATTAATAGATATAAAACAAAACGAGAGAATGCTTATTTAAGAGTTGGAAAGTCAacaataatatgattaattttaatttttaaattttcctaatTAATTGGTAATTATTTTGACTTCTTAATGTGAACAAAATGtccataatataatttattaaatatttttaaaatttattattacaatttattaaaattaaaatataaaataatttattaataatattttcagATTATGTAACCAATCTTCGTTTatagataataaaataaaatttaaacaaaatattaaaaaacaAAAAGTAACAATAAAAACACGTCGATTAAATAATAAAGTTGCAAAAAGGTTTTATTTTTCGATCAATATTTCTTTTTaggatttaaaattaaaataaaaattaaaatgaatatatatatatatataaaccaaaaataaaataaataaaaattgtgaaACCTTTATAAACTACATAATGGAATAGCAGCCGTAGCGGTGTTAGGGATCATATGACAAGTGTATGGCACTCgatattaaattcttataaaatcctTATCGACACTGAAGGTACGAATTGACTTGACTTTCataattactaatttttttcctgaaaaaaaaaattactaattttttttaaagaattctAAAATTTATATTACCTTAAgtaataattgaaaatttaaaattgattctcaaaatcttaattaaatattttttttttataattaactgATATTCAATTTGATACCCCACAGCCTTAGAAACGATTTTAATGTTATtggattaaaatttattgattaattaaaataatattaaatctttttttaaaaatcaaatattaaatgcttttacttgattttttttttccttttgttggGTAAACTTGTAAATATAGTAAAAGTTTTTAAATGTGTATCATTAAtgcaaattataaaatatataggtaaattatataatatatttattatactaAAAAATAATAGACTGAatacttataaaaaaataattaaattttaaaattaaaataggacacatatatttataagtagaTGTGCATATATATTACAAATGCATAATAATTTATTCTATATTAGAGGTCTGTTGattttttgttaataaaaatatatttattattaaaaaaataatatttaaatttatgaaaattattggaCCTAAGGTCTTAAtctatgttttgatgataataaataattaatatattattaatttaatttaaaagtatttgtgttgagtttgtagaCCTAAGACTTAAAATTactaaattgattaaaatatataacaatttaatgaatttaaataaaaaaatttaatttaataattataaagtaAATTTTTATATGAAATAAACATAATAATTTCACCCTAcataatttaagtataaatatttaaaaaaagaaaagtgaaaatataaaagaaaatagttGTGTGTATTAAATAGAGGCAGTGACTAGAAGggagtattaaaaaaaaaaaaaaaaaaaaaaggaaattgccGATTATTATGAAAGAACTATGGGACCATGCTACGACCATAACGCATAGTCCGGAGGCCAATAAATACAGGCGTGTGACGCGAGACGCCGACTCATTCTGGGCATTAgggttttaaataaaaaataaaaaaatttctttAACAGAAACTCAATTTTATTTATcgttttatttcaataattattctttaatttattttaataaaattatttgtagTTATCATTCAGATCAAAATTTAATTAGCATgactttaaattataaaaaaaagtttATATACTTATTAGATTagattaaaaaacaaaaaaaataaaataagataaaataaaatttatcttcATGCtacttattatatttattaatttttatttaaaaaattaaaaaaaaaaaacatattttgaTAGGACGTGATAAAGATATaatcttttttatgattttaccAGAAATTCTATTGGATTATAGTTTGAGTGATagctaataaataaaaaataagtgaTTTTAGTGAAGTAAATTAAAGTATAATACTAAAATAAAACAAATAGCAAAGTTAAATGACTATGAGTAAAATTTATctcaaaaaggttttttttttaaatattatttccctttcaaataataaatatattattttctctatttttatctATCATTTTAGGTTTTTGTGTGatgattatttattaaaatatcaattaaatcatttaaattataataaattttttttattttattaaattattatttatctcACATAATTAATAGAGAGGAGAAGGTGATAAGATaatttatgaaattgtgaaaatagttattatatttaatagagatAAATATCTTACCTAATTAAGAGAGGGAAGataaagtaataaaatattttagaaaattatagaaatagttattgtatttagtaaaaataaatataaaattaggaaaaaaaattaacCCTTCTTAATTTTCAcaatgaataaataattttagacaaaataatttttaaaaaagataaaaatggATGGAGAaagtatttaaaaattattttaatattttaaaactttataataaaatatgttaaatttaatttaaattaatatatttataaaaataaattttaaatgttaatttcaacaaaaatttcaaataaagcaTTTCTCTTGTTGCATTTGCGAGGAATTTATATCTTTCTTAATTGAGTAAATTATTATCAGTTTTTGTATAATattacaattaattaattaacatctttttttaaaaattcaattaaaatgtttttcaattttataaaatcaaattctCTAATTCTTTCAttcaatatttttaatatattcccTTACTCAATGATTTTTATTACTCAAAATCTTTCAAAATATATAAggactaaatagtatattttaaaaaataagagattaattaattaaccaaCTTTATATGATATAGCGATCTGATTTAATTTAACCTTAATTTTAtcatcttgtttttttttttttaattactaataaggGAATTTGTCAACAAAGTCTTAAAAACAAAGACTAAATAAATTGATTTCATAAGATAGAGGAATGTTTTAGCTGGGTTTTAAAAAAATAGAGACTAACTAATTAATGTTGACATTCTATAAAGACTTTAtaataatttatcatttttaattgatAATTGAAATTCTATCatggaaaaaaaaattgttctAAAAATTCTTAGCTGATTAATAAGTTttgattaaataatattaaaatcctcttttaatcataaaaaattaaaaaaaaaataaataagtctCTATATTTTTAATTGAGAGTCAAATCAACCTCAGTTTACACCAAATAACTTTATTATAACCCAAAATTTAGTGATGACTATTTAAATTTATCCCACCTTTACGTTAGGAAGAAAAAGACCCTAATATAAAGAGAATAAAATTCCCACTAACACAGATAAAACAAAACGAATAAAATAAAAGTCCTCCAAATGAAGAGTAGCTTActttattagaaaaaaaattcaaGATGAAGTTATCTTTAGTGAGTACAATAAGCAATAATTTCAAAGGTTTTAttcttaaaagaaaaaataataataaggatAATGCCAAAAAATTGTCAACTTTGaagttttttataattttatcccaaaccttttaataaaaatattctaaatttttaatttctttacaATTATACCCTACCATCAATTAAGCCATTAAATCTTACAGCTAAAGCCACATCAACAtgtttaatttcaaattaaaacatAAAGAAAACCCTAATTAGAGTTAATTAAAACACCACTTCCCTTCAAGCAGCATCCCTTCACTTCTGGGTAGAAATTCAACGCCACAGAGCATTCTTAAGGCTCTTCACACAACCACGCCAATACAATCCCAGCTTCTCTCACTCTCCACTCACATGCAAGCATCATCTTCCGACAAAGGCCCATTTCACTTTTTTGCTTCAATACCCATCAGTTACCTCCCACAGATCAATTAAGAATGGATATAATCAAATCACTAGTTCCTATCACTCCAATAAAGACCCATTTTGTTTTGTATCACAAATTTAGTCACCCTTTATCTCCTCTTTTTTGGAAACCACAGTAGAAGCCATCACCTTTCTCTTCCACTGTATTTTAATCAAGCCTTCACAAATCCATACAACAACTGCTCCCACAGTAGATCGCACTCTCTTAAGCAGTTCACGCCTGAAGCAATTCTCTGAAAACCACCAACTCACTGAAGCAGTTCAAGCTTGAGATTGGGTTGTTGTGTGAAGGTGAAGATGATGATGGCCTAATGTTGAAGGAGCATTGAAATGGAGTGTTGAAGTTTGGTGGGCGAGAAAGTTGGGTTTATTGCATATGAGAATGAGGTGATGGAGACGGGATTGAAGTAAGGGGAGGTGATTGTCGAGGAATGGTGGTTTGCATGTGGTTTGGACTAGGTGTTGACACTAGATTGATGCAGTAAAGGTTCGATAAAGGAGACGATTGTGGTGAATGGGTCTTCGATGGAGGGACTCTGGTGGTTTGGAGCTATGTTCAGTCGATTGTTGAGGAAGTGAGAAGACATGGGGTCTTCGACTagtagggaaggagttagtgtGTTGAAGTGTCATTTCACGTGCTGAGAATGTGGAAGGAGGAGATGGAAGCTGTGTCATTTTGGAGGGCCTCTTATATGGACAAGGGAGTGCCTGAAGGCGGGAGGAAACGTTAGTTTTTACAAAATTTTCCTTTTCTCTGTATTAGGGGTTTTTTATGTTTTAATTTGGGGGATTAAACATGCTGACATAGCTTCAGCTGTTAGATTTAGGGtctgtttggtttaactgttgaatgCAACTGATAGCTATTacctgatagctattattgttagctgataactgatagctgatgatagctgttttatgttaagtgtttggtaaaattatatttaactgttgctgttgatatgtgaaatgactaataagggtatatatatcatataatttattttattatttaaataaatataaaattataaatttattacattatattatttattttattattaaattaaatatataattattaaattaatatattatattatttaaataaatatataattattaatcttttatattatatcatttattttattattgaaataagaaaataattattttttaagataattaaataattttaaaaatataaataaaataataaaataattattattgttaatagaaaaatttataattaattttaagtttttagatataaataaatattttatattttatgttattaataaaaaatattttatcaaaattgaaatacattaattaaaatgttaaaattacaaataaaaaaataaaaatattaatgatattaattttcaagttaaataaaaaaggataatatggtcaaaataaaaaataaaaccaaatcagctatcagctaatgagaaacagctctaaaattAGAGTTGATataaactgcagctgatgggtatcatatcagttgcccattagctatcagctctatttttttaagcttgccaaacactataatttacctgtttgggtatctatcagctatcaactgcacccaacaggtaaaccaaacacccccttaaTGGATTAATTGACGGTAAGGTGCAATTGTAAAGAAGTTAAAAGttcataatatttttatttaaaaaaaaattgtggtATAATTGTAAAAAACTCAAAgttattattattcttttttaCATTATCCCATAGTAATAATagaaaaaatatgaaataaaatgatatgaattgaatttttaataaaattatgcacTTGTaacgaaataaaattaaaactttgAAAAGCAAGAAAATCAAAGCGgttatttttctcttttaatttctaGGCTAGCAGCCCATAATCCCCTCTCTTAAtatgaattatttatttaaataaaaggaAGAAGAATAAAGCTATAATGTATatattcaattaatttatttatttttggagaatgaaaattttataaaatagagACAAAAAATAAATTTGGAGTGCAAAATTTCATCTACTGtaattttgtataaaaaaatttaaaataaaaattttgtacaAAATATAATAGCTTTCATCTTGATTTTAAAGACCTAAATTATATTGACAGAATATTCGATTTAGTCATTTGGCCGGAAGCACACTCCACTTGATGGTAATCTACCATTGTTGGCTCCACAGTCTTTTTATGAGACCAATATAGAAACCATCAAACCTTAATATCTTCTTGAGGATAAAATCTGTACTTACATAACTAAGAACTCCATGATAAAAAAAATCATTGGAATGAATGATGTGGGACTCATCATTCCCGACCCTTTTAGACTGAACGTCCTCGTGAAGCAACTGGGGTCATGACTCTCTCACCCCGACTTCTCCCGAAGAACGTTagggaacctttgtacatggcccaccgacccatacagagtgaggctctgataccaaatgatatgaacctgcctaactccgcctcaaaagctagctcacaatgggaggtttgcaaacccatatatataacacccaagacctccctgcagaaccaATGTGGGACTCATCATTCCTGTCCCCTTTAGACTGAACGTCCTCGTGAAGCAACCGGGGTCATGACTCGACCACCCTGACTTCTCCCGAAGAACGTAagggaacctttgtacatggcccactaacccatacagagtgaggctctgataccaaatgatatgaactTGCCTAACTccgcctcaaaagctagctcacaaggggaggtttgcaagcccatatatataacacccaagacctccctgcagaaccgatgtgggacTCATCATTCCCGACCCCTTTAGACTGAACGTCCTCGTGAAGCAACCGGAGTCATTACTCGCTCACTCGGACTTCTCCCGAAAACATcagggaacctttgtacatggcccaTCGATCTATACagagtgaggctctgataccaaatgatatgaacctgcctaactccgccttaaaagctagctcacaaggggaggtttgcaaacccatatatataacacccaagacctccctgcagaaccgatgtggAACTCATCATTCCCGACCCTTTTAGACTGAACGTCCTCGTGAAGCAACTAGGGTCATGATTCGCTCACCCCGACTTCTCCCGAAGAACGTTagggaacctttgtacatggcccaccgacccatacagagtgaggctctgataccaaatgatttgaacctgcctaactccgcctcaaaagctagctcacaaggggaggtttgcaaacccatatatataacacccaagacctccctgcagaaccgatgtgggacTCATCAACGAAGAAAACAACAAATCCTCACAATGGA
The Hevea brasiliensis isolate MT/VB/25A 57/8 chromosome 18, ASM3005281v1, whole genome shotgun sequence genome window above contains:
- the LOC110651559 gene encoding 3-ketoacyl-CoA synthase 4; its protein translation is MSSQSTISSSAAAAAGGGGVQIKQSRRLPDFLQSVNLKYVKLGYHYLVSHLLTLCLIPLMAVIIVEASQLNPEDIHLLWLQLQYNLVIVIVCSVFVVFGCTVYIMTRPRSVYLVDYACYKPPSNLKVEFHRFMEHSKLTGDFDDSSLEFQRKILERSGLGEETYVPEAMHYIPPRPSMAAAREESEQVMFGALDNLFASTNIKPKDIGILVVNCSLFNPTPSLSAMIVNKYKLRGNILSFNLGGMGCSAGVIAIDLAKDLLQIHRNTCAVVVSTENITQNWYFGNKKSMLIPNCLFRVGGAAVLLSNRSTDKRRAKYKLVHVVRTHRGADDKAFRCVYQEQDDAGKTGVSLSKDLMAIAGGALKINITTLGPLVLPISEQLLFFATLVAKKMFNAKVKPYIPDFKLAFDHFCIHAGGRAVIDELEKNLQLLPVHVEASRMTLHRFGNTSSSSIWYELAYTEAKGRMRKGNRVWQIAFGSGFKCNSAVWEALRNVKPSTSNPWEDCIDRYPVQLVL